In Desulfosediminicola ganghwensis, a single window of DNA contains:
- a CDS encoding phytoene desaturase family protein, with amino-acid sequence MKCDVVVVGSGIAGLTAATLLAKNGKDVLVLERQRQFGGAIRQFRRKKIGFDVGFHYTGCLGEGEILDLLWRYCEVLPALQVVPAPKDGHDSYEFFDSKQPVRGYFSYQRLAEELQSHFPAEKDAITTYLSSVQEKCSGIPFYNPELPLTPFLRGYKSRPESLAEFLNSITNDQRLKTVLTAPAFLYGVPVGQASLEVHSLVAHGYYSGAYTIGGGGQTIVDGFAVALKRQGVEMFSGREVVSIHLAQGKVAGVNLADGERIQCNQLIFTGHPSAVIDMVPENVFRPAYRKRLKALTNSLSMFAVFCKTEKAIDYTTGALNYYLLPENGDPLPQFSATPTGERAMMMAGAGSRSGSADMSEADPHGAILLRLGYWQDVEQFAASSQGERPRAYQEMKTRVADEMVGAAEKRWGHVCGKVEQLATGSPLTFRDELAAPEGCAYGAMHCLDQFTPDVRTRVPGLYLSGQSTLMTGVVGASISGLVGAGEILGLEDLWGKVTR; translated from the coding sequence GTGAAATGTGATGTTGTTGTTGTCGGAAGCGGCATAGCGGGATTGACAGCCGCCACCTTGTTGGCCAAGAATGGCAAAGATGTCCTGGTTCTTGAGCGACAGAGGCAGTTCGGTGGTGCAATTCGCCAGTTCCGGCGAAAAAAAATAGGTTTTGATGTCGGTTTTCACTACACAGGTTGCCTGGGTGAGGGAGAAATCCTTGATTTGCTCTGGCGCTATTGTGAGGTGCTTCCCGCCCTGCAAGTCGTGCCTGCTCCAAAAGATGGTCATGACAGTTATGAGTTTTTCGACAGTAAACAACCTGTACGTGGCTACTTCTCCTACCAGCGACTGGCTGAAGAACTACAGTCTCACTTCCCTGCAGAAAAAGATGCAATAACAACCTATCTCAGCTCTGTACAAGAAAAGTGTTCGGGGATTCCTTTTTATAATCCGGAGCTTCCCCTCACGCCTTTTTTGCGGGGATACAAATCACGCCCGGAATCTCTCGCCGAATTTCTCAATTCAATTACCAACGACCAGCGGTTGAAAACCGTTTTGACTGCTCCTGCCTTTCTGTATGGCGTGCCGGTTGGCCAGGCTTCGCTGGAAGTTCACTCCTTAGTGGCGCATGGCTATTATTCCGGTGCGTATACCATCGGCGGCGGAGGCCAGACAATTGTCGATGGCTTTGCGGTGGCTTTGAAGAGGCAGGGGGTGGAAATGTTCTCCGGCAGGGAGGTCGTCTCTATTCACCTGGCACAGGGAAAAGTTGCCGGTGTCAACCTTGCCGATGGAGAAAGAATACAGTGTAACCAGTTGATATTTACAGGGCATCCTTCAGCGGTTATCGATATGGTGCCGGAAAATGTTTTCAGACCGGCATACAGGAAGCGCTTAAAAGCCTTAACCAACAGCCTGTCGATGTTTGCGGTATTTTGCAAAACGGAAAAAGCGATCGATTACACAACCGGTGCCCTCAACTATTACCTGTTGCCCGAAAATGGTGATCCGCTGCCACAGTTTTCCGCAACACCTACCGGTGAAAGAGCGATGATGATGGCCGGCGCGGGCTCCCGGTCCGGCAGCGCAGATATGTCAGAGGCAGATCCCCATGGCGCCATTCTGCTCCGTCTGGGTTATTGGCAGGATGTCGAGCAATTTGCTGCTAGTTCGCAAGGAGAGAGACCACGGGCTTACCAGGAAATGAAGACAAGGGTTGCGGATGAAATGGTTGGTGCCGCCGAGAAACGCTGGGGGCATGTCTGCGGGAAGGTGGAACAGCTTGCCACCGGGTCGCCGCTGACATTCAGGGATGAATTGGCAGCCCCTGAGGGTTGCGCCTATGGCGCGATGCATTGCCTGGATCAGTTTACACCGGATGTGCGTACCCGTGTGCCTGGTCTTTATCTGAGTGGTCAATCAACATTGATGACCGGAGTGGTGGGAGCATCGATTTCCGGGCTTGTGGGTGCCGGGGAGATACTGGGGCTGGAAGATCTATGGGGGAAGGTGACAAGGTGA
- a CDS encoding acyloxyacyl hydrolase: protein MRKIIIFFLATLASILSGSGVKQVKAFNLASPERVGIAMTAGASYHPAPTFEFVQLSGLALYDYEQIFPHQAPDQLKFKLETNIGAADFSGLRLMASLNFYAVYYLERFQTNKLRPYIEGGAGIIYSDFQVEDQGLRINFNPQAGIGVEISGDDGRTFFEALHATHISNGGLHSDNAGINGLLFQFGYLF, encoded by the coding sequence ATGCGCAAAATTATAATATTTTTTTTGGCAACTCTCGCGTCAATACTATCCGGCTCTGGTGTTAAACAGGTAAAAGCATTTAACCTTGCCTCCCCTGAACGAGTAGGAATAGCAATGACAGCCGGTGCAAGTTACCACCCTGCCCCGACATTTGAGTTCGTGCAGCTCAGCGGCCTTGCTCTCTATGATTACGAACAGATTTTTCCCCATCAGGCACCGGACCAACTCAAATTCAAGCTCGAAACGAACATCGGGGCAGCAGATTTTTCCGGTCTTCGCCTCATGGCTTCTCTGAACTTTTATGCAGTCTATTATTTAGAAAGATTTCAGACCAATAAGCTGCGACCATATATTGAAGGCGGTGCCGGAATCATCTATAGTGATTTTCAGGTTGAAGACCAGGGGCTCAGGATAAATTTTAATCCCCAGGCCGGTATTGGCGTCGAGATCTCAGGCGATGACGGGCGAACATTCTTTGAAGCGCTGCACGCCACTCACATTTCAAATGGCGGACTGCACAGTGACAATGCAGGGATAAATGGCTTACTTTTCCAATTCGGTTATTTATTTTAA